In the Nicotiana tabacum cultivar K326 chromosome 16, ASM71507v2, whole genome shotgun sequence genome, one interval contains:
- the LOC107807797 gene encoding UPF0481 protein At3g47200-like, translating into MEIVPAESIIRRRADEVAEWLHSVIDIAGPPPSTTSVNPTPRVEEYKIRTIPSTLFNSTSGGDYAKYYEPLCGFHWSNTPWKTSSSSHGEVQTGSSEGNDRITSGSRSTLNMKKHYRDLVCRDLLLFENQLPFQILHVLARAFAFTEDHLLDLTGRFLFNHLLTISPYTSFIGYVEYGYFRKIMTDPATPTPAHLLQNFRDLWIPSYFREEEEDGAIFEPLSVTELKKMGIRCSCSNKQQYFGSSVIQLKSFVLSGTLFLPELTIHEWTKTLLLNLVAFEFLCSEQDKTIGVWSYLNLMNMLIQGEEDVKELRARGILQLKSISSDQEVVYLLRDTTTRAAPNHRAYWQVERYIFTYSKSKMFPLRVLFAELKHRYFRGPWSFLLFLAVLFTVSMTVIQTVLTAIQTYK; encoded by the exons ATGGAAATTGTGCCAGCTGAATCCATCATCAGACGTAGAGCAGACGAAGTGGCTGAATGGTTACATTCTGTCATTGATATAGCTGGCCCTCCTCCTAGTACAACATCAGTTAATCCAACACCGCGTGTGGAGGAGTACAAAATAAGAACAATTCCCTCTACGCTTTTTAATAGTACTAGTGGGGGAGATTATGCCAAGTACTATGAGCCCCTATGTGGTTTCCATTGGTCCAATACACCATGGAAAACCTCATCTTCAAGCCATGGAGAAGTTCAAACGGGAAGTAGTGAGGGAAACG ATAGAATTACTAGTGGTAGCAGGAGCACGCTGAATATGAAGAAACATTATCGAGATTTGGTGTGTCGTGACCTTTTATTGTTCGAAAATCAATTGCCTTTCCAGATTCTACATGTGTTAGCACGCGCATTTGCATTTACTGAGGATCATTTGCTAGACCTTACCGGGCGTTTCCTCTTTAACCATTTGTTAACAATATCCCCTTATACTTCATTTATTGGTTATGTAGAGTACGGTTACTTTAGAAAAATCATGACGGACCCGGCCACTCCAACTCCTGCtcatcttcttcaaaattttagagACCTATGGATTCCTTCTTAttttagagaagaagaagaagatggtgcTATTTTTGAACCTTTATCAGTCACAGAGCTGAAGAAAATGGGTATTCGTTGCAGTTGTTCAAACAAACAACAATATTTTGGCTCATCAGTCATCCAGCTTAAATCATTTGTGTTATCAGGAACATTGTTCCTTCCTGAACTAACCATCCACGAATGGACCAAGACCCTGTTATTAAACTTAGTCGCTTTTGAATTTTTATGCAGCGAACAAGATAAAACCATAGGGGTCTGGTCTTACTTGAATCTCATGAATATGTTGATTCAAGGAGAGGAAGATGTTAAGGAGCTGCGAGCCAGGGGCATTCTTCAGCTCAAATCCATTAGTAGTGACCAAGAAGTGGTTTACCTCTTGAGAGATACAACAACACGTGCAGCGCCTAATCATCGAGCTTACTGGCAAGTCGAGCGATATATTTTTACTTACTCCAAAAGTAAAATGTTCCCTCTACGAGTTCTctttgctgaacttaagcataggtACTTTCGTGGTCCCTGGAGTTTTCTGCTGTTTCTTGCTGTTCTCTTCACTGTCAGTATGACTGTAATTCAGACCGTCCTCACAGCAATTCAGACTTATAAATAG